The genomic window CCTCGGCGTTTCCGCCTGATGTGGAAATTGTGCGCACCGGGCTTGCCGACGCCATTGAAAGAAGCAAGGCGTTTTTAAAAACAGAGTGAAGATAAAAAAACGGCCGGGGGATATGCCCGCCCGGCCGCATTGAAATTTTGATGTCTTGACGACAGGCGGTTTAGAAGCCGCCCATGCCGCCCATGCCGCCCATATCAGGGGCCGCCGGGGCTGCTGGCTTAGGCTCGTCCTTTTCACCAACCATAGCTTCAGTGGTGATCAGCAGACCGGCAACAGATGCCGCATTCTGCAGAGCAGAACGGACAACCTTTGTCGGGTCAATCACACCAGCTTTGATCAGATCTTCAAAAGTGCCTGTCTGTGCGTTGTAACCAAGATTCGCGTCTGTGGTTTCCATCAGCTTGCCAACCACAACCGCACCTTCGTCACCAGCATTCATTGAAATCTGGCGGGCTGGGGCCTGGATGGCCTGACGGATGATGTTGATGCCGACTTCCTGATCATTATTCGCAGGCTTCAGACCTTCGAGGCTTGGGATCGCCTTGACCAGAGCTGACCCGCCGCCAGGAACAATGCCTTCCTGAACCGCAGCGCGTGTGGCGTGCATTGCATCATCAACACGGTCTTTGCGTTCCTTCACTTCAACTTCTGTTGCACCGCCAACACGGATAACAGCCACACCGCCGGCCAGCTTGGCCAGACGTTCCTGCAGCTTTTCACGATCATAGTCTGAAGTGGTTTCTTCAGCCTGTGCACGGATCTGGTTACAACGGGCTTCGATATCATCCTTTGCACCTGCGCCATCAACGATGGTGGTTTCTTCTTTGGTGATTTCAACCCGCTTGGCTGTGCCCAGCATATCCAATGTGACCGTGTCCAGCTTGATGCCGATTTCTTCTGAAATCACTGACCCGTTTGTCAGGATGGCGATATCTTCCATCATGGCTTTACGGCGGTCACCAAAACCAGGTGCCTTTACAGCAGCAACCTTCAGGCCGCCGCGCAGACGGTTCACCACCAATGTGGCCAAGGCTTCGCCTTCAATGTCTTCTGCAATGATCAGCAGTGGACGACCAGACTGCACAACCTTTTCCAGAACTGGCAGCATGTCCTGCAGGTTTGACAGCTTCTTTTCATGCAGCAGAATATAGGGATCTTCCAATGTAGCTCGCATCTTTTCAGTGTCAGTTACAAAGTAAGGAGACAGATAGCCGCGATCGAACTGCATGCCTTCAACAACATCCAGCTCTGTTTCCAGGCTTTTTGCTTCTTCAACAGTGATCACACCTTCATTACCAACACGTTCCATTGCTTCTGCGATCATGGAGCCGATGTCACCTTCGCCATTGGCCGAGATTGTGCCGACCTGAGCAACTTCATCAGAGGTGGTGATTTTCTTTGACTGTGTTTCCAGTGAAGCCACAACAGCTTCAACAGCCATATCGATGCCCCGTTTCAGATCCATCGGGTTCATGCCAGCAGCAACTGACTTCGCGCCTTCCTGAGCAATCGCCTGAGCCAGAACGGTGGCTGTTGTTGTGCCGTCACCAGCAGCATCATTGGCCTTGGAAGCCACTTCGCGCACCATTTGCGCACCCATATTCTGGAACTTGTCTGCCAGTTCAATGTCTTTGGCGACAGTCACACCATCTTTAGTGATCCGCGGTGCGCCAAAGGCTTTTTCCAGAACCACGTTACGGCCTTTCGGGCCAAGTGTTACCTTCACGGCATTGGCCAGGGTATCCACCCCTTCCATCATGCGTGCACGTGCATCAGAACCGAATTTTACGTCTTTTGCAGCCATTTCTCTCTCTTTCTTTTTAGGTTTAGACTAAATCTTATCGTCAGGCGGCATCAGGCTGTTCAGCCAATGATACCCATAATGTCTGATTCCTTCATAATCAGGTAATCAGTGCCATCCAGCTTGATTTCTGTGCCTGACCATTTGCCGAACAGAACGGTATCGCCTTCTTTGACGTCCAGCGGGGTGACTTTGCCCTGCTCATCTCTGCTGCCTGAACCAACAGCAACGACTTTGCCCTGCATTGGCTTTTCTTTTGCTGTATCTGGAATGATGATTCCGCCAGCTGTTTTTTCTTCTGATTCTTCGCGCTCAACAAGAACACGGTCGTGAAGCGGCCGAAATTTCATGCCTTTGCCTCCAAACTTTTTCCAAAACGATTTATTATGTTTCGCTGGTGCTAGCACTCTGTAATTGAGAGTGCCAGTCTCTGCTTGGGCCCTAGGTGGGGGGTAATGGGAAAAGAGTCAAGACAAGCATCCACAAAAAATGAAATTTTTTGAAAATAGCGGTCTTGAACACAGACTATCGCGACAGAATATGAGCGGAGTGAAGTTGCGGCATAATATCGCTCATTATGTGTTCATGCTTTTGTCACTGTCCAGATTGCGGTAGGACTTCATCATTCACCACAGCATTAACTTGACGATTCAGCATAAGCATATGACAGGACTGACCCCTTCCTCACCTTCCTCTGATTTTGACCGCCTCCTTGTCTGGTGGTTGTTTGGCATGGCTATTCTGGTTGGCATAATGGTTGTCATCGGCGGGGTGACTCGCCTGACCGGCAGTGGGCTGTCCATGGTGGAATGGCGCCCGCTCATG from SAR116 cluster alpha proteobacterium HIMB100 includes these protein-coding regions:
- a CDS encoding chaperonin GroL (PFAM: TCP-1/cpn60 chaperonin family~TIGRFAM: chaperonin GroL), with amino-acid sequence MAAKDVKFGSDARARMMEGVDTLANAVKVTLGPKGRNVVLEKAFGAPRITKDGVTVAKDIELADKFQNMGAQMVREVASKANDAAGDGTTTATVLAQAIAQEGAKSVAAGMNPMDLKRGIDMAVEAVVASLETQSKKITTSDEVAQVGTISANGEGDIGSMIAEAMERVGNEGVITVEEAKSLETELDVVEGMQFDRGYLSPYFVTDTEKMRATLEDPYILLHEKKLSNLQDMLPVLEKVVQSGRPLLIIAEDIEGEALATLVVNRLRGGLKVAAVKAPGFGDRRKAMMEDIAILTNGSVISEEIGIKLDTVTLDMLGTAKRVEITKEETTIVDGAGAKDDIEARCNQIRAQAEETTSDYDREKLQERLAKLAGGVAVIRVGGATEVEVKERKDRVDDAMHATRAAVQEGIVPGGGSALVKAIPSLEGLKPANNDQEVGINIIRQAIQAPARQISMNAGDEGAVVVGKLMETTDANLGYNAQTGTFEDLIKAGVIDPTKVVRSALQNAASVAGLLITTEAMVGEKDEPKPAAPAAPDMGGMGGMGGF
- a CDS encoding Co-chaperonin GroES (PFAM: Chaperonin 10 Kd subunit) codes for the protein MKFRPLHDRVLVEREESEEKTAGGIIIPDTAKEKPMQGKVVAVGSGSRDEQGKVTPLDVKEGDTVLFGKWSGTEIKLDGTDYLIMKESDIMGIIG